The DNA window GTGGGAGGTTTGCGCTGGGGGGGTTCGCCGTCCATCACCGTTTGAGGTCTTTACTTCAGCACTAAAAGTTTGTTACATAGTGACTATTGCTCCATCCAGTATGTAATATCCCGATTCAGTTGCATACTGAGTATCTGCCCGATGACGCCTCCGGGCGCCCTGCTCCCTTAAGGAGGAGCGATGTCGGTGACGACGACACAGCCAGGGGTGCCGACGTCGGCGCCGTGCACGTCCCTCGAGCCCGCGCCGACGCGGGATGCTCCTGCCGCCCGGGAACTTGCCGGCGCGGACGGCGGGCGACCGGTTGAGCGCCGGCGCAAAAGCGGCCCGAACGAGTCCCCGCTATCGATCCTGAAACGTGTGCCCGCCGTGGTGGTCTTGGAGTGGGTTCGAATCCCGTCGCTCGCCGTGGCGCGCGACGGCAGCATCTTGTTCGCCAACTCGGCATTTGCCGAGATGGTGGGCCACCGGCAGGACGACCTGGAGGGCGCGGCCTTCAGCCAGATCTTCAACACCGAACCCGCCACGGTGACCGCCCTGTCCGGCGTCGATGCGCTGTCGAACATGGTCGTGGAACTGCAGCACCGTGAGGGTTGGACCGTGCGGGCCGGGATGAGCAAGTCGGCGCTGATACGGCACGACGATCCGGTCGTATTGGTGACCTTCGAAGACGTGACCGAGCAGTTGTGGCTGGACGAGCCCTGACGCCGGCGCCGTCGCTATTTGCCGATGATCGATTTACGGGCGGTGACCTGTGAGCGGGCGAACCGCGGCTGGTGAAGCCGCCCGCGGGCGACTCGCCCGAAGTGGGCGGGTGAGATTTGCCATAGCACCACCCCCAGCCGGCCGTGGGGCGCTCTGGTGGCCATCGCCGCGCGCGAGTGCCGGGATCACGGCCGTTGAGCGCGCGCTGTCACCGTCGGCCCCGGCGTAGATCCGCCCCCGTCCGGCGTCGTAGTTGCGCGTCCGCCGGGGCGGCGTGGCACGCGGCCCGTGGCGCTGCGCGTCGGCCCCCCAGGACCCCCGAACGGCCCGCAGCGCG is part of the Mycobacterium sp. HUMS_12744610 genome and encodes:
- a CDS encoding PAS domain S-box protein — protein: MLKRVPAVVVLEWVRIPSLAVARDGSILFANSAFAEMVGHRQDDLEGAAFSQIFNTEPATVTALSGVDALSNMVVELQHREGWTVRAGMSKSALIRHDDPVVLVTFEDVTEQLWLDEP